The Bacteroidota bacterium genomic sequence CGAACATAATCTCATTGATCACAATATCATTTTCTTTTGGCAGGTAGTACAGAATTGTCTCGTTGTAACTGTCTAAAATATTGTTGTTAATGTCCGAAATGTTACTAAGCGAAAAGTTGTATTCATTACCGCTTATCAAATTCTCTATGTGACTTAGTTTAAATGATACACTATCTTCGGTTGAAATATTATCTATTACAACATCAGGTGTAATTACAATTTGTTCTTTGGTAAAAGGGAATACTTTCTCGGTAAATACGATTTCGGTTTCATCCATATTTGATATTTCAATCCTGCTTATGTTTGGAGGTGTTTCATCTACAACCGTAATTTCCGTTACACTGAAATTATCAAAGGCAAATTTTGTAGCTCTTGTGATTGTATATCTGGCACTTATTCCGAAGAAGGAAGATTTAAAATAAGGAATGGCAAAATATAATTCGGAAATTGTAATATAGCTATTATCAGCAGGTGATTTATATTTTAACGACCAGATATTATTTATGTTTTCAATTGTAATATCTAACTCAACCGGGTTGTAATTCAGAAATGAATCATCGCTTTTCAGTATTAATGTTTTATTGATTCCGTCGGAATAGAAAAGTTCAATTTTATCGGTATTCCTTCCTATATCAAGAAAAATCGATTTTGAATTCTCGAAGTCAGATGATTCTGAGGCCAGGTAAATTCTGGAATAATTATTTGAAGAAGGGTTAAAGTCATAAGATATTCTGAATTTCCACAGGGCATTATTTGATAGTTCCGAGTTTGTGTACAGGTAAGATATACCTTCTTCTGTGGCGTTAAGTTTTAACTTTTTTTGAGAATCTACAGTGAAGTTATCCGAATCACCTGTCCATGCAGGTGAGGATGTGAAATTCCCGTCATTAAAATCATCCTTGAATTGTGAAAATATAAAAGAAGGGACTAACAGTAAAATTAAGGTTAGCTGTTTCATAGTTTATGGTAAATTTAGTTGGGGTATACTAAAGATAGTGAATATTTAAGGAGAAGAATAAATTTGACAGGTAATTATTTAAAAAATTGAAACTGATAGTTTAATTTTGCGGTCAAAATCGCGAAATGTACAAAAGTCTTATCCGTCCGATTCTCTTCAGATTTTATGCTGAAGATGTCCATAATTTTGTTTTTGGGTCAATAAAAACATTTTCTAAAATTCCGGGAGTGCCGGCTATTTTTAGAGCACTGTTTAACTATGAGAACAAATCTCTTGAACGCACAGTTTTTGGGATCAAGTTTAAAAACCCTGTTGGCTTAGCTGCCGGTCTTGATAAGGATGCCGAGCTTTTTGATGAGCTCGCAAATTTTGGTTTCGGTTTTATTGAAATAGGAACAGTAACTCCGAAAGGACAGCCGGGAAATCCTGCTCCAAGAGCTTTTAGATTAATACCGGATGAAGGTCTGATAAACCGTATGGGATTTAACAACAAGGGTGTTTTGGGTGCAAAAGAACTGTTGGAGAAAAGAAAATCAGGAGTAGTAATTGGTGGGAATATTGGTAAAAATAAAGTTACCCCCAATGATAAGGCAGTAGATGATTACGTTTTCAATTTCCATGCTTTGTTCGATGTAGTGGATTATTTTGTTGTTAATGTAAGCTCGCCTAATACCCCAAATCTTCGTGAGCTGCAGGACAAAGAACCTTTGACTCATTTGTTGGGTACTTTGCAGAAAATAAACCTTGAAAAAGAAGTACAGAAACCGATATTATTGAAAATTGCACCGGATTTAACCGATGAGCAGTTAGATGATATTGTAGATATTGTGAATGATACTAAAATTGCAGGGTTGATTGCCACAAACACTACTATTTCGCGTGAAGGCTTAACAGCATCAAAAGAGAGAATTGAAGAGATAGGCGCGGGAGGTTTGAGTGGAGTACCGGTTAGAGAAAGGTCGACCCAAGTTGTGAAATATCTTCATGAAAAATCAAACGGAGCCTTCCCGATTATTGGAGTAGGAGGAATACATACAGCCGAAGATGCCATAGAGAAACTAAAAGCAGGCGCCAGTCTGGTTCAGGTTTATACCGGTTTTATATACGAAGGACCTTCGATAGTTAAGAATATTAATAAAGGTATTGCCAAGGCAGGACTTTAATGGTATAATAGCGAGGGCTTAATATTAAGTAAAGCCCTCGCTAGTTTTTTACTTCAATAAGCCCGCTCTCTTCAATAAAGCGTCGGCAGTAGCTTCTCTTCCTCTGAATTTTTTGTACAATTCTTTCGGGTGTTCCGAACCTCCTTTGCTCAAAACATTTTCTTTGAAAGCATCGGCCACTTCTTTAGAGAAAATACCTTTTTCTTTAAAATACTCAAAAGCATCCGCATCCAAAACTTCAGCCCATTTATACGAGTAATATCCCGAAGAATATCCTCCCTGGAAGATATGAGAGAACTGCGTTGAAATTGATGTTTCTGGATTTATCGGATAAATTGATGTCTTTTTAGTTGCTTCTAATTCGAATTTTGAAAGATCACCTATTTTATCTGTATTAGAATTGTTGTGCCATGCCATATCAAGGAACCCGAAGTTTAGTTGGCGAACAGTTTGTATGCCTTCCATAAAGTTTGATGTTTCCTTAATCTTTAGAATGTATTCTTCCGGAATTTTTTCACCTGTTTTATAATGAAAAGCAAACAAGTCTAAAGCTTCTTTCTCGTAGCACCAGTTTTCGAATATCTGGGACGGAAGTTCAACAAAATCCCAGTAAACATTTGTTCCTGACAGACTTTCGTATTTTACCCTCGACAACATTCCGTGCAATGCATGTCCGAACTCGTGGAAAAGTGTTGTTACCTCCTGAAAAGTTAGCAATGACGGTTCCGTTTCTGTTGGTTTTGTAAAATTACACACAATCGATACATGCGGACGTTCGTCTTCACCATTTACAATTCTCTGATCTTTAAAAGAAGTCATCCAGGCACCACCGCGTTTACCTTCTCTCGGGAAGAAATCAGCGTAGAATATTGCAACCAACTCATCATTAACAGTATTTACCTTGTATGTTTTAACATCTTTGTGATATTT encodes the following:
- a CDS encoding quinone-dependent dihydroorotate dehydrogenase, which gives rise to MYKSLIRPILFRFYAEDVHNFVFGSIKTFSKIPGVPAIFRALFNYENKSLERTVFGIKFKNPVGLAAGLDKDAELFDELANFGFGFIEIGTVTPKGQPGNPAPRAFRLIPDEGLINRMGFNNKGVLGAKELLEKRKSGVVIGGNIGKNKVTPNDKAVDDYVFNFHALFDVVDYFVVNVSSPNTPNLRELQDKEPLTHLLGTLQKINLEKEVQKPILLKIAPDLTDEQLDDIVDIVNDTKIAGLIATNTTISREGLTASKERIEEIGAGGLSGVPVRERSTQVVKYLHEKSNGAFPIIGVGGIHTAEDAIEKLKAGASLVQVYTGFIYEGPSIVKNINKGIAKAGL